From one Bacteroides eggerthii genomic stretch:
- the thrA gene encoding bifunctional aspartate kinase/homoserine dehydrogenase I yields MKVIKFGGTSVGSANSILSVKRIVEAINEPLIVVVSALGGITDKLINTSKMAASGDASYENEFREIVYRHVEMIKEVIPAGESQVALQRQVGELLNELKDIFQGIYLIKDLSQKTSDTIVSYGERLSSIIAAQLTGAEWFDSRRFIKTEKKHSKHVLDAELTTALVRETFKDMPKRVLVPGFISTDKTTGEVTNLGRGGSDYTAAIIAAALDADALEIWTDVDGFMTADPRVISTAYTINELSYVEATELCNFGAKVVYPPTIYPVCHKNIPIIIKNTFNPEGAGTVIKQEVSSPQSKAIKGISSINDTSLITVQGLGMVGVIGVNYRIFKALAKNGISVFLVSQASSENSTSIGVRNADADLACEVLNEEFAKEIEMGEISPIQAEKDLATVAIVGENMKHTPGIAGKLFGTLGRNGINVIACAQGASETNISFVVDSKSLRKSLNVIHDSFFLSEYQVLNLFICGVGTVGGSLIEQIHSQRQRLMQENGLQLNVVGIADASKAMFGREGFDLGRFREELAEKGKESSLDTLRDEIIGMNIFNSVFVDCTASAGVASLYKDLLMHNVSVVAANKIAASSEYENYRELKQIARQRGVKYLFETNVGAGLPIINTINDLIHSGDKILKIEAVLSGTLNYIFNKISADIPFSKTIKMAQEERYSEPDPRIDLSGKDVIRKLVILAREAGYRIEQSDVEKNLFVPDDFFEGSLDDFWKKVPGLDADFEARRKVLEAGNKHWRFVAKLENGKASVGLQEVGVNHPFYGLEGSNNIILLTTERYKEYPMMIQGYGAGAGVTAAGVFADIMSIANV; encoded by the coding sequence ATGAAAGTAATAAAATTCGGCGGAACATCCGTAGGTTCTGCGAACAGCATTTTAAGCGTTAAGAGAATTGTAGAAGCTATCAATGAACCTTTAATAGTAGTGGTTTCCGCGTTGGGCGGCATTACGGACAAGCTGATCAATACCTCGAAAATGGCGGCATCCGGTGATGCTTCGTACGAGAATGAGTTTCGTGAGATTGTCTACCGCCATGTGGAAATGATAAAGGAGGTGATTCCGGCAGGCGAGTCCCAAGTGGCGTTGCAGCGTCAGGTGGGAGAGTTGCTGAACGAACTGAAGGACATCTTCCAGGGTATTTACCTGATTAAAGACTTGTCGCAGAAGACATCCGATACGATTGTAAGTTACGGCGAGCGCCTTTCCTCCATCATCGCAGCGCAACTGACAGGTGCGGAATGGTTCGATTCGCGCCGGTTCATCAAGACGGAGAAGAAGCATTCCAAGCATGTGCTGGATGCGGAGCTTACCACCGCTTTGGTGCGCGAGACATTCAAGGATATGCCCAAGCGCGTACTGGTTCCGGGATTCATCTCTACGGACAAGACTACCGGTGAGGTCACCAATCTGGGGCGCGGCGGTTCCGACTATACGGCAGCCATCATTGCTGCGGCGCTGGATGCCGATGCACTGGAGATATGGACTGATGTGGACGGCTTCATGACTGCCGATCCGCGTGTGATTTCCACTGCCTATACCATCAATGAACTGAGCTATGTAGAAGCTACCGAACTTTGTAACTTCGGGGCCAAAGTGGTGTATCCGCCTACTATTTATCCGGTCTGTCACAAGAACATACCTATTATAATAAAGAATACTTTCAATCCCGAAGGGGCGGGAACGGTTATCAAGCAAGAAGTCTCCAGTCCGCAGAGCAAGGCCATCAAGGGTATCTCGTCCATTAATGATACGAGCCTGATAACGGTGCAGGGCCTTGGCATGGTTGGCGTGATTGGTGTGAACTATCGCATCTTCAAAGCTTTGGCAAAGAACGGCATCAGTGTGTTCCTCGTTTCGCAGGCCTCTTCGGAGAACTCCACTTCCATCGGTGTGCGCAATGCGGATGCCGACCTGGCTTGTGAGGTGCTGAATGAGGAGTTTGCCAAGGAGATTGAAATGGGAGAGATTTCGCCCATACAGGCGGAGAAAGATTTGGCTACGGTGGCCATTGTAGGCGAGAATATGAAGCATACGCCGGGTATTGCCGGCAAGCTGTTCGGCACGCTGGGACGCAACGGTATCAATGTGATAGCCTGTGCGCAGGGTGCTTCGGAAACGAATATCTCGTTCGTCGTGGACAGTAAGTCGCTGCGCAAGTCCTTGAATGTCATTCACGACTCTTTCTTCCTGTCGGAATATCAGGTGCTGAACCTCTTTATCTGCGGGGTCGGTACGGTGGGCGGCAGTCTGATAGAACAGATTCACAGCCAGCGCCAGAGATTGATGCAGGAGAATGGCCTGCAACTGAATGTGGTGGGTATTGCCGATGCCTCCAAGGCGATGTTCGGCCGCGAGGGGTTCGACCTGGGACGTTTTCGTGAAGAGTTGGCGGAGAAAGGCAAGGAAAGCTCGCTGGATACGCTTCGTGATGAGATTATCGGCATGAATATCTTCAACTCCGTATTCGTGGACTGTACGGCAAGTGCGGGTGTGGCGTCTTTGTACAAAGACCTTCTGATGCATAATGTGTCGGTGGTTGCAGCTAATAAGATTGCTGCCTCTTCGGAATACGAGAACTATCGTGAACTGAAGCAGATAGCCCGCCAGCGTGGTGTGAAGTATCTGTTTGAAACGAATGTCGGTGCAGGCCTGCCCATCATCAATACGATTAACGACCTTATACATAGCGGTGACAAGATACTGAAGATTGAGGCGGTGCTGAGTGGCACGCTGAATTATATCTTCAACAAAATCAGTGCGGACATTCCTTTCAGCAAGACCATTAAGATGGCGCAGGAGGAACGTTATTCCGAACCCGACCCGCGCATCGACCTTAGCGGTAAGGATGTGATTCGCAAACTGGTGATTCTGGCGCGTGAAGCGGGCTATCGCATCGAACAGAGCGATGTGGAGAAGAACCTGTTCGTTCCCGATGATTTCTTTGAAGGCTCGCTGGATGATTTCTGGAAGAAGGTTCCGGGACTTGACGCCGACTTTGAAGCACGCCGCAAGGTGTTGGAAGCCGGGAACAAGCACTGGCGTTTCGTTGCCAAATTGGAGAACGGCAAGGCATCCGTAGGCTTGCAGGAAGTAGGTGTGAACCATCCGTTCTATGGTTTGGAGGGCAGCAACAACATCATCTTGCTGACCACAGAACGTTATAAGGAATACCCCATGATGATACAAGGTTACGGAGCCGGCGCAGGCGTGACGGCTGCGGGTGTCTTTGCGGACATCATGAGCATTGCGAACGTTTAA
- a CDS encoding TonB-dependent receptor, whose product MKKYAMAACLFMAALNVCAQTKEKDSLRVIDLQEVEIISTRATGTTPVAFTNINKDQLKKQNFGQDLPYLLSMTPSAITTSDAGAGIGYTTLRVRGTDGTRINVTANGIPINDAESHNVFWVNLPDFASSVKDMQIQRGAGTSTNGAGAFGASINMQTGDFSLKPYAELNGSYGSFNTHKETVKVGTGLINDHWSFDARLSNISSDGYIDRASVGLNSYYLQGGYYNDNTSVKLITFGGKERTYHAWNYASKEEMKEYGRRYNSCGYMYTDDNGTAHYYEDQTDNYVQKNYQLLFNHNFTSAWNVNAGLHYTKGDGYYQEYKDNRKLVEYGLLPYEHDGETVKKSDLIRKKAMDNWFGGGIFSVNYKGSRLHASLGGGLNRYDGDHFGKVLWVKNYIGTLDPDKDYYRNNATKNDGNLYLKADYELCDGLNAYADLQYRHISYKMYGQNDKWNSVTGDGLQQLAIHEKFDFFNPKAGLSWQINRNNRVYGSFSVAHKEPTRNNYTDGKFTEHPKAERLFDYELGYTFANSWLNLGANLYYMDYKDQLVLTGELNEIGEAVAANVPDSYRMGIELMAGLKLPCGFQWDINATLSRNRVENFTETLYENEDPAGEKWSTYLGDTHIAFSPDFLLNNRFGYTYKGFEASLQSQYVSKQYMSNLDCKDHILDAYFVSNLNLSYTFALPKIKSITVGCTIYNLFNEEYENNGYAGSGFYYEDGQKVRYNYAGYAAQAGTNVLGHISLRF is encoded by the coding sequence ATGAAGAAGTATGCAATGGCAGCGTGTCTGTTTATGGCAGCGCTGAATGTCTGTGCACAGACAAAGGAAAAGGACAGCCTGCGGGTCATAGACTTGCAGGAAGTAGAGATTATCTCCACACGTGCCACAGGGACTACCCCGGTGGCGTTTACCAACATCAACAAAGACCAACTCAAAAAGCAGAACTTCGGCCAGGACCTGCCGTACCTGTTGAGCATGACACCGTCCGCCATCACCACCAGTGATGCCGGAGCCGGCATCGGTTATACGACATTGAGAGTGCGCGGTACGGACGGAACACGCATCAACGTCACCGCCAACGGTATTCCCATCAACGATGCCGAGAGCCACAACGTATTCTGGGTGAACCTGCCCGACTTCGCATCTTCCGTCAAAGACATGCAGATACAGCGCGGCGCAGGAACCTCCACCAATGGTGCAGGAGCGTTCGGAGCCAGCATCAACATGCAGACGGGAGACTTCTCCCTGAAGCCGTATGCCGAGCTGAACGGTTCGTACGGCTCGTTCAACACACACAAGGAGACGGTGAAAGTGGGTACAGGACTCATCAACGACCATTGGTCTTTCGATGCCCGCCTGTCCAACATCAGTTCGGACGGATACATTGACCGCGCATCGGTAGGACTGAACTCTTACTACCTGCAAGGCGGATATTACAATGACAACACTTCGGTCAAGCTGATAACTTTCGGCGGCAAAGAACGCACCTACCATGCCTGGAACTATGCCAGCAAAGAAGAAATGAAGGAGTACGGTCGCCGTTACAACTCCTGCGGATATATGTACACCGACGACAACGGCACAGCCCACTACTACGAAGACCAAACAGACAACTACGTGCAAAAGAACTACCAACTGCTCTTTAACCATAACTTCACCTCTGCCTGGAACGTGAATGCAGGTCTGCACTATACCAAAGGAGACGGCTACTATCAGGAGTACAAGGACAACCGCAAGCTGGTGGAATACGGTCTGCTGCCGTATGAGCATGACGGTGAGACTGTAAAGAAGAGCGACCTTATCCGCAAAAAAGCAATGGACAATTGGTTTGGCGGCGGTATCTTCTCTGTGAATTATAAAGGCAGCCGCCTGCACGCATCCCTGGGCGGAGGATTGAACCGTTACGACGGCGACCACTTCGGCAAAGTGCTGTGGGTAAAGAACTACATCGGCACCCTCGACCCCGACAAAGACTACTACCGCAACAATGCCACGAAGAATGACGGCAACCTCTACCTGAAAGCCGACTATGAATTGTGCGATGGCCTCAACGCCTATGCGGATTTGCAGTACCGCCACATCTCCTATAAGATGTACGGGCAGAATGACAAATGGAACAGTGTCACCGGCGACGGGCTGCAACAGCTTGCCATTCACGAGAAGTTCGATTTCTTCAATCCCAAAGCCGGGCTGTCATGGCAGATCAACCGCAACAACCGGGTGTACGGATCTTTCAGCGTAGCCCACAAAGAGCCTACGCGTAACAACTATACGGACGGCAAGTTTACCGAACATCCCAAAGCAGAGCGTCTGTTCGACTACGAATTGGGGTACACCTTTGCCAACTCATGGCTGAATCTCGGCGCCAATTTGTACTACATGGACTACAAAGACCAACTGGTACTGACCGGCGAGCTGAATGAAATCGGCGAAGCCGTAGCCGCCAACGTCCCCGACAGCTATCGCATGGGCATTGAGCTGATGGCGGGTCTGAAGCTACCTTGCGGCTTCCAATGGGACATCAACGCCACCTTAAGCCGCAACCGCGTAGAGAACTTCACCGAAACCCTTTACGAGAACGAAGATCCGGCAGGTGAGAAGTGGAGCACTTATTTGGGCGACACCCATATCGCCTTCTCTCCCGATTTCCTGCTGAACAATCGCTTCGGCTATACATACAAAGGCTTTGAGGCATCTTTGCAATCACAATACGTCAGCAAACAATACATGAGTAACCTGGATTGTAAAGACCATATCCTGGATGCCTATTTCGTCAGCAACCTGAACTTATCGTATACATTTGCGTTACCCAAAATAAAGTCGATAACCGTAGGATGCACCATCTATAACCTCTTCAACGAAGAATATGAGAACAATGGCTACGCAGGCAGCGGCTTCTATTATGAAGACGGCCAGAAAGTGCGCTACAACTACGCAGGATATGCCGCACAGGCAGGTACCAATGTATTAGGGCACATATCCCTGCGTTTCTGA
- the pnuC gene encoding nicotinamide riboside transporter PnuC → MEQTLEIIGTLVGLLYLWLEYKASIYLWIAGIIMPAIYIFVYYNAGLYADFGINIYYLGAAIYGWMMWKYGAFLRRTILKKTAANIENPQQKPPITRMPLHYLLPLTAVFAATFAGIAWILINFTDSNVPLLDSFTTALSIIGMWMLARKYVEQWWAWIGVDAVSAGLYVYKGLDFTAALYALYTIIAIFGYFKWKKMMKE, encoded by the coding sequence ATGGAGCAAACTCTCGAAATCATCGGAACACTTGTAGGACTTCTCTACCTTTGGCTGGAGTACAAGGCAAGTATATATCTTTGGATAGCAGGCATCATCATGCCTGCTATCTACATCTTCGTCTACTACAACGCAGGTCTATATGCCGACTTCGGCATCAACATCTACTATCTTGGCGCTGCCATATACGGCTGGATGATGTGGAAGTACGGAGCGTTCCTCCGGCGGACAATCCTCAAAAAGACCGCCGCGAATATAGAGAACCCGCAGCAGAAACCACCCATTACCCGTATGCCGTTGCACTATCTGCTACCGCTCACTGCCGTATTTGCCGCTACGTTTGCAGGCATTGCCTGGATACTCATAAACTTCACAGACAGCAATGTCCCCTTGCTGGATTCTTTCACCACCGCACTAAGCATCATCGGCATGTGGATGCTGGCGCGGAAATACGTAGAGCAATGGTGGGCATGGATTGGCGTGGATGCCGTAAGCGCCGGACTGTACGTTTACAAAGGACTTGATTTTACCGCTGCATTATATGCCCTTTACACAATAATCGCTATCTTTGGCTACTTCAAATGGAAGAAGATGATGAAAGAATGA
- a CDS encoding asparaginase translates to MIPNNTSVLLIYTGGTIGMIENTETGALENFNFEHLQKHVPELQNFTFRIDTYQFDPPMDSSDMDPDAWRKLVRIISDNYERYTGFVILHGTDTMAYTASALSFMLEGLNKPVILTGSQLPIGVLRTDGKENLLTSIEIATARHPGGRPFVPEVCIFFENHLMRGNRTTKINAENFNAFRSFNYPVLASAGIHIKYNNVQIHTESTQGGLQPHYLLDTNIAILKLFPGIQESVVDAILSIEGLKAVVLETYGSGNAPRKEWFLRRLHDACEQGIVIVNVTQCSAGTVEMERYETGYRLMQAGVVCGYDSTTESAVTKLMFLLGHNYSPAEVRELMNRPIAGEITIT, encoded by the coding sequence ATGATCCCAAATAATACTTCCGTTTTGTTAATTTACACCGGGGGAACTATCGGAATGATAGAGAACACAGAAACCGGAGCATTGGAGAACTTCAACTTTGAACACTTACAGAAGCATGTGCCCGAACTCCAGAATTTTACGTTCCGCATAGACACCTATCAGTTCGACCCTCCCATGGACTCTTCGGACATGGATCCGGATGCCTGGCGCAAACTCGTACGCATCATCAGCGACAACTACGAGCGGTACACCGGCTTTGTCATCCTTCATGGAACGGACACCATGGCCTACACAGCATCTGCCCTCAGCTTCATGCTCGAAGGGCTCAACAAGCCCGTCATCCTCACCGGGTCGCAGCTTCCCATCGGCGTGCTCCGTACGGACGGCAAGGAGAACCTGCTGACGAGTATCGAGATCGCCACAGCGCGGCATCCCGGCGGACGTCCCTTTGTACCGGAAGTGTGCATCTTTTTCGAGAATCACCTGATGCGCGGCAACCGCACCACCAAAATCAATGCCGAAAACTTCAACGCTTTCCGTTCGTTCAATTATCCGGTACTCGCCTCCGCCGGCATACACATCAAATATAACAATGTGCAAATTCATACGGAAAGCACACAGGGCGGGTTGCAACCGCACTACCTGCTCGATACCAATATTGCCATATTGAAGCTCTTCCCCGGTATTCAGGAGAGCGTAGTAGATGCCATCCTCTCCATAGAAGGACTGAAAGCGGTGGTGCTGGAGACATACGGTTCGGGCAATGCTCCCCGGAAAGAGTGGTTCCTTCGCCGCCTGCACGATGCCTGCGAACAAGGCATTGTGATTGTGAACGTCACCCAATGCAGTGCCGGTACGGTAGAAATGGAACGCTACGAAACGGGCTACCGGCTGATGCAGGCCGGCGTTGTATGCGGATATGACAGTACTACCGAATCTGCCGTCACCAAACTGATGTTCCTGTTGGGGCACAACTACTCCCCCGCAGAAGTGCGCGAATTGATGAACCGCCCCATTGCAGGTGAAATTAC
- a CDS encoding thiamine diphosphokinase — protein sequence MKEEYKGTTKLYSRCTEVEAVVLANGEYPTASLPLHILESAPYVVCCDGGADEYIRQGHIPNLIIGDGDSICEENRRKYGHLLHCISEQETNDQTKAVSYLLSQGKRRIAIVGATGRREDHTLGNISLLMDYMRAGADVCTYTDYGVFIPCRNTCTLPCRPGQQVSIINFGARRLHGIGLVYPLSDFTNWWQGTLNECTGTEFTVEAEGEYLLFLNFPIEP from the coding sequence ATGAAAGAAGAATATAAAGGCACAACGAAGTTGTATAGCCGCTGCACCGAAGTCGAGGCAGTGGTTCTGGCTAACGGGGAATATCCTACGGCTTCCCTTCCCCTGCATATACTGGAAAGCGCCCCTTATGTGGTTTGTTGCGACGGCGGTGCAGACGAATACATCCGGCAGGGGCATATTCCCAATCTTATTATAGGCGATGGCGACTCCATCTGCGAGGAGAACCGCCGGAAGTACGGCCATCTGCTCCACTGCATCTCCGAACAGGAGACCAACGACCAGACCAAAGCCGTCAGCTACTTATTGTCACAAGGGAAACGCCGGATAGCCATCGTAGGCGCCACCGGCAGACGCGAAGACCATACTTTGGGAAATATCAGCCTGCTTATGGACTACATGCGTGCCGGAGCCGATGTATGTACTTATACAGACTATGGCGTTTTCATCCCTTGCCGGAACACGTGTACCCTCCCCTGCCGGCCGGGGCAGCAGGTATCTATCATCAACTTCGGCGCCCGCAGGCTGCATGGAATCGGACTGGTATATCCTCTCAGCGACTTCACCAACTGGTGGCAAGGCACTCTCAACGAATGTACCGGCACTGAGTTTACAGTCGAAGCTGAAGGAGAATACCTACTGTTCCTGAATTTCCCCATTGAGCCTTGA
- a CDS encoding cofactor-independent phosphoglycerate mutase: protein MKHIIILGDGMADWPVKSLGGKTLLQAAKTPYMDKLARMGRVGRLKTVADGFHPGSEVANMSVLGYNLPKVYEGRGPLEAASIGVDLKPGEMAMRCNIICIEGDDIKNHSAGHITTEEADVLVKYLQEHLGDERVRFHTGVQYRHLLVIKGGDKRIDCTPPHDVPLKPYRPLLVKPMAGTEDITVPEGEADLTPRQTADLINDLIMRSQALLKEHPVNKKRAAAGKDPANSIWPWSPGYRPQMEKLSDKFPQVKRGAVISAVDLINGIGTYAGLRRLTVEGATGLYDTNYENKVAAALDALKTDDFVYLHIEASDEAGHEGDVSLKMQTIENLDSRAVGPVYEAVKDWEEPVAIAVLPDHPTPCELRTHTNEPVPFFIWYPGIEPDEVQTFDEVAACSGSYGMMKEDEFINEFMKEL, encoded by the coding sequence ATGAAACACATTATTATATTAGGTGACGGCATGGCCGACTGGCCCGTAAAGTCTTTGGGTGGAAAGACTTTGTTGCAGGCAGCCAAAACACCCTATATGGATAAACTCGCCCGAATGGGGCGCGTGGGCAGGCTCAAGACTGTTGCCGACGGTTTCCATCCGGGCAGCGAGGTGGCCAATATGTCCGTACTGGGCTACAACCTGCCGAAAGTGTACGAGGGACGCGGCCCGCTGGAGGCGGCAAGCATCGGCGTAGACCTGAAGCCCGGTGAAATGGCGATGCGCTGTAATATTATTTGCATTGAGGGCGACGATATAAAGAACCATTCAGCCGGACACATCACGACCGAGGAGGCCGATGTGTTGGTGAAATATCTGCAGGAACACTTGGGAGATGAGCGCGTGCGCTTTCATACAGGTGTGCAATACCGTCACCTGCTGGTCATAAAAGGCGGAGACAAACGCATTGACTGCACGCCCCCGCACGATGTTCCTTTGAAACCCTATCGCCCCTTGCTGGTGAAGCCGATGGCAGGCACAGAGGATATCACTGTTCCCGAAGGTGAAGCCGACTTAACTCCCCGGCAGACTGCCGATTTAATAAACGACCTGATTATGCGTTCGCAGGCTCTGTTGAAGGAACATCCCGTCAACAAGAAGCGCGCAGCCGCGGGCAAAGACCCTGCCAACAGCATCTGGCCATGGAGTCCCGGCTATCGTCCGCAAATGGAAAAGCTCTCGGATAAGTTCCCTCAGGTGAAGAGAGGTGCTGTCATCTCCGCCGTAGATCTGATTAACGGCATCGGAACCTATGCCGGATTGCGTCGCCTGACGGTGGAAGGTGCAACCGGACTTTACGACACCAATTACGAGAATAAGGTGGCGGCGGCCCTTGATGCACTGAAGACGGACGATTTTGTTTATCTGCATATCGAAGCCAGTGACGAGGCCGGCCATGAAGGGGATGTTTCCTTGAAGATGCAGACGATTGAGAACTTGGACAGTCGTGCCGTAGGCCCTGTCTATGAAGCGGTGAAAGATTGGGAAGAGCCGGTTGCCATTGCCGTTTTGCCCGATCATCCCACTCCTTGCGAGCTTCGTACGCATACCAATGAGCCGGTGCCTTTCTTCATCTGGTATCCGGGCATTGAGCCGGATGAGGTGCAGACGTTCGACGAGGTTGCCGCTTGCAGCGGCAGCTATGGCATGATGAAAGAAGATGAGTTTATAAATGAATTTATGAAAGAATTATGA
- the thrC gene encoding threonine synthase, producing the protein MKYYSTNKQAPDATLEEAVVKGLAADKGLFMPFAIKPLPQDFYDSIDTLGFQEIAYRVADAFFGEDVPADTLKQIVYDTLSFDVPLVKVTENIYSLELFHGPTLAFKDVGGRFMARLLGYFIRKEGKKQVNVLVATSGDTGSAVANGFLGVEGIHVYVLYPKGKVSEIQEKQFTTLGQNITALEVDGTFDDCQALVKAAFMDKELNEHMQLTSANSINVARFLPQAFYYFYAYAQLKRAGKADDAVICVPSGNFGNITAGLFGKRMGLPVKRFIASNNRNDIFYQYLQTGVYAPRPSIATIANAMDVGDPSNFARVLDLYGGSHAAISAEISGATYTDGQIAETMKEVWKDNHYLLDPHGACGFRALQEGLQAGETGIFLETAHPAKFKDTVEKIIGEAVQIPEKLQAFMRGEKKSLPMSKGFEDFKRYLMSI; encoded by the coding sequence ATGAAATATTACAGTACTAACAAACAGGCGCCCGATGCTACTTTGGAAGAGGCCGTAGTGAAAGGGCTTGCCGCTGACAAAGGACTTTTCATGCCCTTTGCCATCAAACCGTTGCCGCAGGATTTTTACGACAGCATTGACACGCTTGGCTTTCAGGAGATAGCCTACCGGGTGGCGGATGCTTTCTTTGGAGAGGATGTTCCGGCAGATACGTTGAAACAGATTGTGTATGACACGCTGAGTTTTGATGTGCCTTTGGTGAAGGTGACGGAGAATATCTATTCCCTTGAGCTGTTTCATGGACCTACGCTTGCCTTTAAGGATGTGGGCGGCCGTTTTATGGCGCGTCTGCTGGGCTATTTCATCAGGAAAGAGGGCAAGAAGCAGGTGAACGTACTGGTTGCCACTTCGGGGGATACGGGCAGCGCCGTAGCCAACGGTTTCCTCGGTGTGGAAGGAATCCATGTTTATGTACTTTATCCGAAAGGCAAGGTGAGCGAAATTCAGGAGAAGCAGTTCACTACGCTGGGACAGAACATCACAGCCCTTGAGGTGGACGGCACATTCGACGACTGTCAGGCGCTGGTGAAAGCCGCCTTCATGGACAAGGAACTTAATGAGCATATGCAACTTACCAGCGCCAACTCCATTAATGTGGCGCGTTTCCTCCCGCAGGCCTTTTACTATTTCTATGCCTACGCCCAGTTGAAGCGTGCGGGAAAAGCCGATGATGCCGTAATCTGCGTGCCGAGCGGTAATTTCGGCAATATAACGGCCGGCCTGTTCGGCAAGCGCATGGGATTGCCTGTGAAACGTTTCATAGCTTCCAATAACCGTAACGATATTTTCTACCAGTATTTGCAGACGGGTGTTTATGCGCCGCGTCCCAGCATTGCCACAATTGCCAACGCCATGGATGTGGGCGATCCGAGTAACTTTGCTCGTGTGCTTGATCTTTACGGGGGGAGTCACGCAGCTATCTCCGCCGAGATAAGCGGCGCCACTTATACGGACGGACAGATAGCCGAAACCATGAAAGAGGTATGGAAAGACAATCATTACTTGCTCGACCCTCATGGGGCATGTGGCTTCCGCGCGTTGCAAGAAGGGTTGCAGGCGGGCGAGACGGGTATCTTCCTGGAAACGGCCCATCCTGCCAAATTCAAAGATACGGTAGAGAAGATTATCGGCGAGGCTGTGCAGATACCGGAAAAATTGCAGGCCTTTATGCGCGGCGAGAAGAAGAGCTTGCCTATGTCGAAAGGCTTTGAGGACTTCAAACGCTATCTGATGAGTATCTGA
- a CDS encoding mechanosensitive ion channel family protein yields the protein MAAFAAQTSEEGFSKLQIFMQQLIDWGVGAGGRIIGAILIFVVGRFLISFIKKLLSKLLMKRHIDAGIQSFIKSLVNILLTILLIIAVIGKLGVETTSFAALLASAGVAVGMALSGNLQNFAGGLIVLLFRPFKVGDWIESQGVSGTVREIQIFHTILTTADNKVIYIPNGALSSGTVTNYSREETRRVDWVIGVEYGENYDKVESTVRRILAADSRILNTPEPFVALHALDASSVNVVIRVWVKNSDYWGVYFDMNKTIYATFNKEGIGFPFPQLTVHQAKD from the coding sequence ATGGCGGCATTTGCCGCCCAAACTTCTGAAGAAGGTTTCAGCAAACTTCAGATTTTTATGCAGCAGCTGATAGATTGGGGAGTAGGAGCCGGAGGGCGCATCATAGGCGCTATTCTAATTTTTGTAGTCGGACGGTTCCTTATCTCTTTCATCAAGAAACTTCTGTCTAAGCTTCTTATGAAGCGACATATTGATGCCGGTATTCAGAGCTTCATCAAGAGTCTGGTGAACATACTGTTGACGATCCTGCTGATTATAGCCGTTATCGGTAAGTTGGGAGTGGAAACAACCTCGTTCGCTGCCCTGTTGGCATCTGCCGGTGTGGCGGTGGGTATGGCGTTGTCCGGGAACTTGCAGAATTTTGCAGGCGGACTTATTGTGTTGTTGTTCCGCCCGTTCAAAGTCGGCGACTGGATTGAAAGCCAGGGCGTGTCCGGTACGGTGCGTGAGATCCAGATATTTCATACCATTCTTACTACGGCCGATAACAAAGTTATTTATATTCCTAACGGTGCTTTGAGCAGCGGTACGGTGACTAATTACAGTCGTGAAGAGACGCGTCGTGTGGATTGGGTCATCGGCGTGGAGTATGGTGAGAATTATGATAAGGTAGAAAGTACCGTACGCCGCATACTTGCAGCCGATAGCCGCATCCTGAATACTCCGGAACCTTTCGTGGCCCTTCATGCTTTGGATGCCAGCAGTGTGAATGTCGTGATCCGCGTTTGGGTGAAGAACAGTGATTACTGGGGAGTTTATTTTGATATGAACAAGACTATTTATGCTACATTCAACAAGGAAGGAA